The following proteins are encoded in a genomic region of Streptomyces lunaelactis:
- a CDS encoding sensor histidine kinase — protein MMNRTAPPSETPGGSVPGRFRGPFARWPRAADAVLAITTLLAMVFLEEAPGDAIAVRAISDVPVPALLLFAVAGGALYWRRREPVGVLGVALAAWALTLGTSQSNTGVVAIIALYGAGRYAADARWGRLGVVAAVAMVTVEGLMDPVPWGAIGFGALIMFGAWYIGRRLRLRQQRAAQLRQEQAAEAARIVAEERTHIARELHDVVAHRVSMMTVQAGAARMVAADDPQGSLEAMAAVEEAGRQALDELRHLLGVLRPDAERDGLGPQPGLDDIPRLIEEVREAGLDLSFTNGIQAPLPARVELSVYRIVQEALTNVLKHSGPQTHTEVHLRSEGGGITIEVLDDGRGAAVQAVSATDGGGAGHGIVGMRERALLLGGSLDAGPRPGGGFRLAAHLPTGGDPA, from the coding sequence ATGATGAACCGCACGGCGCCGCCTTCCGAGACGCCGGGCGGCAGCGTGCCAGGCCGGTTCCGCGGCCCGTTCGCCCGCTGGCCGAGGGCCGCTGACGCCGTCCTTGCGATCACCACACTCCTGGCGATGGTGTTCCTGGAAGAAGCACCGGGCGATGCGATCGCTGTCCGCGCGATCAGCGACGTCCCGGTCCCTGCCCTGCTGCTCTTCGCGGTAGCCGGTGGTGCGCTCTACTGGCGGCGACGCGAGCCTGTCGGGGTCCTGGGTGTGGCGTTGGCCGCCTGGGCTCTGACGCTGGGAACCAGCCAGTCCAACACAGGGGTAGTCGCGATCATCGCGCTGTACGGCGCTGGGCGGTACGCCGCTGACGCCCGGTGGGGCCGACTCGGCGTCGTCGCCGCCGTCGCCATGGTCACGGTCGAAGGCCTCATGGATCCTGTCCCCTGGGGAGCCATCGGCTTCGGCGCCCTGATCATGTTCGGGGCTTGGTACATAGGGCGGCGCCTGCGGCTTCGCCAGCAGCGTGCCGCCCAGCTCCGCCAGGAGCAGGCTGCAGAGGCAGCCCGGATCGTCGCCGAGGAGCGCACCCACATCGCACGTGAACTGCACGACGTGGTCGCCCACCGGGTGAGCATGATGACGGTCCAGGCGGGCGCGGCCCGGATGGTGGCCGCCGACGATCCCCAGGGCTCCCTGGAAGCGATGGCCGCGGTGGAGGAAGCGGGGCGCCAGGCGCTGGATGAGCTGCGGCACCTGCTGGGAGTGCTGCGGCCGGATGCGGAGCGGGACGGGCTGGGACCCCAGCCCGGTCTCGACGATATTCCCCGGCTCATAGAGGAGGTCCGGGAGGCGGGTCTCGACCTCTCGTTCACCAACGGTATCCAGGCGCCTCTCCCGGCCCGCGTGGAGCTGTCGGTGTACCGCATCGTTCAGGAGGCACTGACCAACGTGCTCAAGCACAGCGGGCCGCAGACACACACCGAGGTGCACCTGCGCAGTGAAGGCGGCGGCATCACCATTGAGGTGCTCGACGATGGTCGTGGTGCCGCCGTCCAGGCCGTGTCGGCCACCGACGGGGGTGGGGCCGGCCACGGGATCGTCGGCATGCGGGAGAGAGCACTCCTGCTCGGTGGCAGCCTCGATGCGGGGCCGCGTCCCGGCGGCGGCTTCCGGCTTGCCGCCCATCTGCCGACCGGAGGCGATCCCGCATGA
- a CDS encoding PaaI family thioesterase, which translates to MEMDAQRRGMFWDVLEGRVPPPPAAVLLGWELVGVDPEQGTIEVAFEAGDQFANPVGVIQGGFLAAMLDDTLGPALVATLPENQFAPTLDLHVQFLRPARPGRLLGRGRIVQRGRDVCFLAGELIDPDGRTVAVATTTARIQTVR; encoded by the coding sequence ATGGAGATGGATGCGCAAAGACGCGGGATGTTCTGGGATGTGTTGGAGGGTCGGGTTCCGCCACCGCCCGCCGCGGTGCTGCTGGGATGGGAACTGGTCGGGGTCGATCCGGAGCAGGGGACCATCGAGGTGGCCTTTGAGGCGGGCGATCAGTTCGCGAACCCCGTCGGTGTGATCCAGGGAGGCTTCTTGGCCGCGATGCTCGACGACACGTTGGGTCCGGCGCTGGTCGCGACGCTTCCGGAAAACCAGTTCGCGCCGACTCTCGATCTTCATGTTCAGTTCCTGCGTCCCGCCCGTCCCGGACGGCTTCTGGGGCGGGGGCGAATAGTGCAACGCGGCCGGGATGTGTGTTTTCTCGCCGGTGAGCTCATCGACCCCGATGGCAGGACTGTGGCTGTGGCGACCACGACCGCGCGCATCCAGACCGTTCGTTAG
- a CDS encoding response regulator transcription factor: MTFSVVVVDDQALVRRGFAMILRVHDDIEVVAEAGTGLEAVEAARRHRPDVILMDIRMPGMDGIEATSRILQEADWVVRVLILTTFDPDEYVYKALRAGASAFVLKDIPPEQLAPAVRTVAEGGALLAPSITRRFIDQFAERRSVTTAVAGRLKRLTDREREVGVAVARGASNAEIAEHLCIGAATVKSHVSSILTKLGLRDRIQIVIFAYESGLIEAGDHNVGH, translated from the coding sequence ATGACCTTCAGCGTCGTCGTCGTCGACGACCAGGCGCTGGTCCGCCGGGGCTTCGCCATGATTCTGCGGGTCCACGACGACATCGAGGTCGTGGCCGAGGCCGGGACCGGGCTCGAGGCGGTCGAGGCAGCACGTAGACATCGTCCGGATGTGATCCTCATGGACATCCGCATGCCTGGCATGGACGGCATCGAGGCGACCTCCCGGATCCTGCAGGAGGCCGACTGGGTCGTCCGGGTACTGATCCTGACCACCTTCGACCCGGACGAGTACGTCTACAAGGCACTGCGGGCCGGTGCCAGCGCATTCGTGCTCAAGGACATCCCCCCTGAACAACTGGCCCCCGCTGTGCGCACCGTGGCCGAGGGCGGGGCACTATTGGCGCCATCGATCACTCGGCGCTTCATTGACCAGTTCGCGGAGCGCCGTAGCGTCACCACCGCCGTAGCGGGCCGCCTGAAGCGACTCACCGACCGGGAGCGCGAGGTCGGGGTCGCGGTCGCTCGGGGCGCGAGCAACGCGGAGATCGCCGAGCACCTCTGCATCGGAGCCGCCACCGTCAAGTCACACGTGTCGAGCATCCTCACCAAACTCGGTCTGCGTGACCGCATCCAGATCGTGATCTTCGCCTACGAGAGCGGACTCATCGAGGCCGGCGACCACAACGTCGGTCACTGA
- a CDS encoding MMPL family transporter, whose amino-acid sequence MVNRFIRRIGGASARRPWVTIAAWAVALLLVLPLAGTVGGSFVDDLVAPGSQSEEAMELLEERFPEASGGSAMAVFAVPNGKQLELHRPAIDAAVARIAEVEHVATVADPFTADTVSPDGQIGFAQITFDLPAMDVDPEQINALTGAIKPARGDGLVVELGGDAIFINAESATSGAEAAGLLAALVILVVAFGTIVTALVPVALALVAVAAGMGSIILLANAMDVTTAAPTIGAMIGLGVGIDYALFIMARYRVNRAAGQANPTALSNAMGSSGAAVLVAGGTVIVAMAALVLTGLGFLISIGLSTSLLVLFAVAAALTLLPALLSLLGDRIDKGRVLGRRRPVKQAEDTAWWRFAHRVSGRPWPYLIVATGALLALAAPALRMETGFPDAGNDSTSTTHRRAYDLLAEGFGPGFNAPLLIVADLRSPGVDAQGIPALSKRIAADPGIATVGEPRTSSAGDTLVMPILPTTAPADAETSETLRRVRDVVPDNVAVSGLTAMTDDLTKQLSDTLPVFIAAILAASFLLLMVVFRSIAVPLKAAAVNLLSIGGAYGVVVAVFQWGWLKDLFNLEGTFPIVSPLPVIFFAVLFGLSMDYEVFLLSRVREEYDATGDNAESVARGMAATGRVITSAALIMTSVFLSFLANPSPLVKMTGLGLATAIVLDATIVRMVIVPAAMALMGRANWWLPRWLDRRLPRISTEGAAVPDQPEPVPAQASGNG is encoded by the coding sequence ATGGTGAACCGATTCATCCGCCGCATCGGCGGCGCGAGCGCGCGCCGACCGTGGGTCACGATCGCCGCATGGGCGGTTGCCCTCCTCCTCGTGCTCCCCCTCGCCGGCACGGTCGGCGGCTCGTTCGTGGACGACCTTGTCGCTCCGGGCAGCCAGAGCGAGGAGGCGATGGAACTGCTTGAAGAGCGCTTCCCCGAGGCCTCCGGCGGAAGCGCCATGGCGGTGTTCGCCGTCCCGAACGGGAAGCAACTCGAGCTCCACCGGCCTGCCATCGACGCGGCGGTCGCACGGATCGCCGAGGTGGAGCACGTCGCCACAGTGGCCGATCCTTTCACTGCCGACACGGTGTCGCCCGACGGACAGATCGGGTTCGCCCAGATCACATTCGACCTGCCTGCGATGGACGTGGACCCCGAGCAGATCAATGCCCTTACCGGCGCGATCAAGCCGGCCCGTGGGGACGGACTCGTCGTCGAGCTGGGCGGTGACGCCATCTTCATCAACGCCGAATCGGCGACATCGGGTGCGGAGGCGGCGGGCCTGCTCGCCGCGCTGGTCATCCTGGTGGTCGCGTTCGGCACGATCGTGACCGCACTGGTCCCGGTCGCGCTCGCCCTGGTAGCCGTCGCCGCGGGCATGGGCAGCATCATCCTGCTGGCCAATGCCATGGACGTCACCACCGCCGCGCCGACGATCGGTGCGATGATCGGCCTGGGCGTCGGCATCGACTACGCCCTGTTCATCATGGCCCGCTACCGCGTGAACCGCGCCGCAGGGCAGGCCAACCCCACCGCACTGTCGAACGCAATGGGATCGTCGGGCGCGGCCGTGCTGGTCGCCGGCGGCACCGTCATTGTGGCGATGGCCGCCCTCGTGCTGACCGGCCTGGGCTTCCTGATCTCGATCGGCCTCAGTACGTCCCTGCTCGTTCTGTTCGCCGTGGCGGCCGCCCTCACGCTGCTGCCCGCACTGCTGTCGCTCCTGGGTGACCGCATCGACAAGGGACGAGTCCTGGGCCGCAGACGCCCCGTGAAACAGGCGGAGGACACGGCATGGTGGCGTTTCGCCCACCGCGTGTCAGGCCGACCGTGGCCGTACTTGATAGTCGCCACTGGGGCGCTGCTCGCGCTTGCCGCCCCGGCGCTACGGATGGAGACGGGCTTCCCTGACGCGGGCAACGATTCGACAAGCACCACTCACCGTCGCGCCTACGACCTGCTGGCAGAAGGCTTCGGCCCGGGCTTCAACGCCCCGCTGCTGATCGTCGCCGACCTGCGCAGCCCCGGTGTGGACGCACAGGGCATCCCTGCACTGTCCAAGCGCATCGCCGCCGACCCCGGTATCGCAACGGTCGGCGAGCCCCGGACCTCCTCCGCCGGGGACACGCTGGTGATGCCCATCCTCCCCACTACCGCGCCCGCGGACGCCGAGACCTCCGAGACTCTCCGGCGCGTCCGCGACGTCGTCCCCGACAACGTCGCCGTGTCCGGCCTGACCGCCATGACGGACGACCTCACCAAGCAGCTCTCGGACACCCTGCCCGTCTTCATTGCCGCGATCCTGGCGGCGTCGTTCCTGCTGCTGATGGTGGTGTTCCGCTCCATCGCGGTGCCGCTGAAGGCCGCAGCGGTGAACCTGCTGTCGATCGGTGGTGCGTACGGCGTCGTGGTCGCCGTCTTCCAGTGGGGCTGGCTCAAGGACCTGTTCAACCTGGAGGGCACATTCCCGATCGTCTCGCCCCTGCCGGTGATCTTCTTCGCGGTCCTCTTCGGCCTGTCCATGGACTACGAGGTGTTCCTCCTCTCGCGCGTCCGCGAGGAGTACGACGCCACAGGTGACAACGCTGAGTCGGTGGCGCGCGGAATGGCAGCCACGGGCCGCGTGATCACCTCCGCAGCGCTGATCATGACTTCGGTGTTCCTCAGCTTCCTCGCAAACCCGTCGCCACTCGTCAAGATGACCGGTCTGGGCCTGGCAACCGCGATCGTGCTCGACGCGACGATCGTCCGGATGGTGATCGTGCCCGCGGCGATGGCGCTGATGGGGCGCGCGAACTGGTGGCTGCCCCGTTGGCTCGACCGTCGCCTGCCCCGTATCAGTACGGAGGGCGCTGCGGTCCCGGATCAGCCAGAGCCGGTACCCGCTCAGGCGTCCGGGAATGGCTGA